In the genome of Chaetodon auriga isolate fChaAug3 chromosome 15, fChaAug3.hap1, whole genome shotgun sequence, one region contains:
- the LOC143332961 gene encoding uncharacterized protein LOC143332961, with translation MDGSDDYIWRRRIHHGVRHQKCAIPFPESVEIGLEFNAALERKEKLDPCLLTNAVMLELCDFAKTVTKSETYFLFEMLEFNFDLGVDTDNDMQCYEYGRRVHNKIKLLKEQIKFKPRRWKEPFLLPDRNAVMEYVGSEQSGRYYPKRNKIVDSSVLTDGSKNSQSSGSQKKEASGAVSSACITKKPGGVRSKPTGDAYPCCKELGVTLTVGSDDTKQKLDPDLLTNGVMMELLYFSRVLCGTQTGIVHDLVKQNFGHELDKMQFRMQVSKLLERKYACVRAEDRDAFRKEPFKVQTKKQQQNHKKRKSLDTNYQELEKLTLASKRRGTLRHRNIDAREIWQDSDLSYTCPVDFETEMQSDTEVKPQKMKLESCSSGTSAETKSAASLDIKHEEEEVVVSPVWPQTNGHSSSSVNLHPKTQKEVADMFFEHKNEDINVKTLKQKLWMRRAVRSKQILKSSKVNDLFAHCRRICLDFNIGSGNKQSVDLQLLTNCVLWEVYRFAATMSKSFRSFFFDILDNNFKLVLQDELHQRNFIYYMITKEKVLQNHPARQEMEFLSSPFQFPEVYNMADVTSDFQSGQDAKTEQPTKWDSPAQASDQQADMELHPFCQKLGLNLWSTQRRPANRKLDLTALTTGAVLEIFSFVRELCGTLRESVNDILEHNFDLELQSGVTKAAQVIQRWYTTQKSFMKRQNASPKINKWLNMVVPLNGRPPLRPQLRPQPPPDTQLEDLCPEDSKLDIEMQPFSGNVRQVKRANDYHTCKQIGLDLDVCSKSEAKTKLDLQVLTRGVLLEVHQYVVQNCQQYVPALYAILEYNFDLSLQDHRKVEFACSIASQVIAMAGKKGRKGGYLNKVFELPFEASESSQIVCKEEPEDGLSELHLNDNLDVMFVRELKPVDIEVEIE, from the coding sequence ATGGACGGCAGCGATGACTACATCTGGCGGCGCCGTATCCATCATGGGGTGAGGCATCAGAAATGTGCAATCCCGTTCCCAGAGTCAGTGGAAATCGGGTTGGAGTTCAACGCAGCAttggaaaggaaggaaaagttAGATCCGTGTCTGCTAACGAACGCTGTGATGCTGGAACTTTGTGACTTTGCCAAAACTGTGACCAAGTCCGAGACGTACTTCTTGTTCGAAATGCTGGAGTTCAACTTTGACCTTGGCGTGGACACGGACAACGACATGCAGTGCTATGAATACGGAAGACGAGTCcacaataaaataaagctgctgaAGGAACAAATCAAGTTTAAACCCCGTAGATGGAAAGAACCATTTCTACTACCAGACAGAAACGCTGTGATGGAGTACGTTGGCTCAGAGCAGTCGGGACGTTACTACCCTAAAAGGAACAAAATCGTGGATAGTTCAGTCCTCACTGACGGCAGCAAGAACAGCCAGTCTTCAGGGAGTCAGAAGAAGGAGGCGAGTGGAGCTGTGAGCAGTGCCTGCATCACGAAGAAACCAGGAGGAGTCAGGTCAAAACCAACAGGTGATGCTTACCCCTGCTGCAAAGAACTTGGTGTGACTCTGACTGTTGGATCAGATGACACCAAACAGAAACTAGACCCAGATCTGCTCACCAATGGTGTGATGATGGAACTGCTCTACTTTTCCAGAGTGCTTTGTGGAACACAAACTGGCATAGTTCACGACTTGGTCAAGCAAAATTTTGGTCACGAGTTGGATAAAATGCAGTTCCGTATGCAAGTATCAAAGCTGTTGGAGCGAAAATATGCCTGTGTAAGAGCCGAGGACAGGGACGCTTTCCGAAAGGAGCCCTTTAAAGTCCAGACcaagaaacagcaacagaatcacaaaaagagaaaaagcctTGACACAAATTACCAAGAACTGGAAAAACTGACACTGGCCAGTAAGAGAAGGGGAACACTGAGGCACAGGAACATTGATGCACGAGAAATATGGCAGGATAGTGACCTGTCCTACACGTGTCCAGTTGATTTcgagacagaaatgcagtcagatACGGAGGTCAAACCACAAAAAATGAAGCTTGAAAGCTGTTCGTCAGGaacatctgcagaaacaaagTCGGCAGCGTCTCTGGATATAaagcatgaggaggaggaagttgTTGTCTCTCCCGTGTGGCCTCAGACTAATGGACACAGCTCTAGTTCAGTTAACCTTCATCCAAAGACTCAAAAAGAAGTCGCAGATATGTTTTTTGAACATAAAAATGAGGACATAAAcgtgaaaacactgaagcagaagCTGTGGATGAGACGTGCTGTTCGCTCAAAACAAATCCTGAAGTCCAGCAAAGTGAATGACCTGTTCGCCCACTGCAGGAGGATATGTTTAGATTTTAACATTGGCTCAGGCAACAAACAGAGCGTGGATCTACAGCTCCTCACCAACTGCGTGTTGTGGGAAGTCTATAGATTCGCAGCTACGATGTCAAAGAGTTTTCGCAGTTTCTTTTTTGACATTCTGGACAACAACTTTAAGCTTGTCCTCCAAGATGAGCTGCATCAGCGCAATTTCATCTATTACATgataacaaaagaaaaggttCTTCAGAACCACCCTGCTCGACAGGAAATGGAGTTTCTCAGCAGCCCCTTTCAGTTCCCGGAAGTTTACAACATGGCTGACGTGACCAGTGATTTTCAGAGTGGACAGGACGCGAAGACAGAGCAGCCGACAAAGTGGGATTCACCAGCTCAGGCTTCAGACCAGCAGGCAGACATGGAGCTCCACCCCTTCTGTCAGAAGCTAGGTCTCAACCTTTGGTCGACTCAACGACGTCCGGCGAACCGAAAGCTTGATCTGACCGCCCTGACCACTGGCGCTGTCCTCGAAATTTTTAGCTTTGTCAGAGAGCTTTGTGGAACTCTCCGTGAGTCAGTTAACGACATCCTCGAGCACAATTTCGATCTTGAACTTCAAAGTGGTGTGACCAAGGCCGCACAGGTGATCCAGAGATGGtacacaacacagaaaagctTCATGAAAAGGCAAAACGCGTCACCAAAGATAAACAAGTGGTTGAACATGGTTGTGCCACTGAACGGTCGCCCACCGCTCCGTCCACAGCTCCGTCCACAACCACCACCCGACACCCAGCTGGAGGATCTGTGTCCCGAAGACTCGAAGCTGGACATAGAAATGCAACCTTTCAGTGGAAATGTGCGACAGGTGAAAAGAGCCAACGACTATCACACCTGCAAACAAATAGGACTGGACCTCGACGTCTGCTCGAAATCAGAAGCCAAAACCAAGCTCGACTTGCAAGTACTGACCAGAGGAGTCCTCTTAGAGGTGCACCAGTACGTAGTACAAAACTGCCAGCAATACGTTCCCGCTCTGTACGCCATTCTGGAGTACAACTTCGATCTGAGCCTTCAGGACCATCGAAAGGTGGAGTTTGCTTGCTCCATCGCGTCACAGGTGATAGCCATGGCAGGAAAAAAGGGCAGGAAGGGAGGTTATCTGAACAAAGTGTTTGAGTTGCCCTTCGAGGCGTCAGAGTCGTCACAGATCGTCTGCAAAGAGGAGCCGGAGGACGGCCTCAGCGAGCTCCACCTCAACGATAACCTGGACGTGATGTTTGTCAGAGAACTGAAGCCCGTCGACATTGAAGTCGAGATTGAATAG